In the Aquimarina spinulae genome, TTGTGTCAGCCTCAGTAATTACCAAAGAAGGAGACAACAAAACCCTTTATGTCGATCCTTTAACGGGTAAAAAGGTAGGCGATATTATCGAAAAAGCTCCTGTTTTTAAGTTTGCGACCAACCTACATCGTTCTTTATTTCTAAAAAGTACTGGTCGTTTTTTTGTGGGACTAGTTTCTTTTATATTATTTTTAATTGCAACAACCGGAGTTCTTTTAATTATTAAAAGACAACAAGGTATACGTCGTTTTTTTTCTAAAGTTATAAAAGAGAATTTTGAACAATATTACCACATACAAATAGGTAGATTAACATTAATTCCTATCATTATAATAGCCCTAACTGGTGTATACTTGTCACTAGAAAAATTTTCACTGCTACCATCCAATATCGTTAAACATCAAATAGATTTTGAGAATATAAAAGAAACCCCCAAACAGCAAATCAAAGATTTTGAAGTTTTTAATCAAATACGGTTAAAACATGTTAGAAAAGTAGAATTCCCCTTTTCTGATGATCCCGAAGATTATTTTCATATAAAACTATCTGATAGAGAATTGAATATTAATCAAGTTACAGGCGAAATATTAAGCGAAGTAGCGTATCCTTTTAATACATTACTATCACATTGGAGCTTGGTGTTGCATACAGGTCAAGGAAGCATATTATGGTCTGTCATACTACTTATTTCCAGCTGTTCTATTTTGTTCTTTATGTATTCAGGTTTTTTAATGACTATAAAACGAAGAAAGAAAAGCCTAGTACTAAAAAATGTGTATCATAAAGACAAATCCGAATACATCATTCTGGTTGGTTCAGAAACCGGAAATACATTTAATTATGCAAGACTCTTCTATGATGCTTTAATTGATTTGGAAAAAACAGTCTTTATTTCAGAATTAAACAAGTATTCCTCCTATAAAAAAGCAGAGCATTTAATCGTATTTACAGCAACTTATGGTAAAGGAGAACCTCCTACCAATGCGAAAAGTTTTGAGCAATCTTTTAAAAAAATCGAACCCAAAAAAGAAATGAAATTTTCGGTTGTTGGTTTTGGTTCATTAGCGTATCCAGATTTTTGTAAATATGCGATAGACATTGACAAAATGTTACAATCTCACCCAAAATTTAAATCGACTACAGAACCATACCCTATAAACAATCAATCTTATGAATCTTTTAAAGATTGGTCTTTAAAATGGGGAGAAAAGATTGATTTACCAATACAGGTAAAACAGTTACAAAAGGCCACAAAATCTAAAAATAATAAACGGTTCTCTGTTGTTCATAGATCCCCACTAAATATTGACAATACATTTATACTGCGTTTACGTCCAGAAGAGAAAATACGGTTTACATCAGGAGATCTGCTAGCTTTTTATCCAGAAAACGATGCTGTCGAACGCCTATACTCTATTGGTAAAATTGATGACGATATTCTTTTGAGTATTAAAAAACATGAATTTGGTATATGTTCGACTTATTTTAGTGAGCTTAACAAAAACGATAGCATAACGGCATCAATAAAGCGAAATCCTGATTTTAATTTCCCAACCTATGCAAAAGAGGTTATTATGATTGCAAACGGAACAGGAATAGCTCCTTTTTTAGGAATGATTAGTAAAAACAATAAGAAAGTAAGAACACATCTATTTTGGGGAGGAAGAAATAAACAATCTAATGAATTGTATAACGAAATAATTCAGGACAGTTTAAAAAACAATAATTTAACTACATTTTATCCTGCCTATTCAAGAGCTCAACCAGAAAAAATATATGTACAACATGTACTAAAAAGAAATAGTAATCTAATCACAAAAACATTAGATAAAAACGGAGTTATCCTAATTTGTGGGTCTGTTATTATGCAAAAAGAGGTTATTAATCTCTTAGACAAAATATGTAAAGAAGTTAATAATAAACCAATACGTTATTATCAAAATAAAGGGCAACTTAAAATGGATTGTTACTAATTCTTAATCCAGTCACTAACAATTATATTTTAATGATTTTGAATTTTTAAATAGCCATATTTTAATAGCCACATGATGTGTTTTCCTACTTTTTCTGAAGATATCGTATCACTCTTTATTTGTTTCTTCAACATACCAAACTCCTGACTTGTATAACCTCCAAAGGTACTTAGCACACTATATAAAATAGGGGTCGAAAGATGATTAAACGAATCGTAATAAGAAATAAGAGATTCTTCCTTACTAACTATTCTTTTCCCTTGTTCAGAAAGGATTATTTGTGTGGTATCACTTATTCTTTTTGAAGCATAATGATTGAAATTTTTATAAAAGGCCGGAATCTCATATGTTTTAATAAAATCTATAGTTGCATTCTGTTTACTGGCTCTTTCTAATTGTTTTTCCCAAAGTTGTTCGTGTAAGTAAATACTATTTTTCCAGTCATAAATTTTTAAAGCTCGTTCTCTAGAGTTTTTACTCATTTTTAAGCATAGAGATGGAAAATCCAAAAGCATTTGCAATGCTTGTTGATAAGCTTCCAAATCAATAGCTACAGTCTGGGCAAACTCAAAATGATCGATCAGATTGTAATTATCGTACATCCCTGATTTTAGTGTTATTTCCTCATCCAGATCACACATATACGTAGGAATCAAGAAACCAGTTTCACCATGTTTTACGGTATCTTTATACCCATTCCAATCAGATACCACCTGTGGTACTCCACAAGCCATAGCTTCTATAGGAGTAATGCCAAAAGTTTCCTGGATATTATCTGCAGGAGAAACAAATACATCTGCACAAGAATGATATAAGTGACGTTTGGATACAGGCAAGGGCCTAATTAAAATGATATGGTCATTTAATTGAAGGTCATGAATACATTCATCAATGATTTTGTTAAAAATATCTTCTCCGGCTCCCCCGAGTGCTAGCCTTATTTTCTTTTCAGGATTGTTCTTTATAAGATTTTGAACAACCAATAATAATGGTAGTAAATCTGCTTTATCAAGCGGTGAAATTCTTCCAATCCATAATATAATAAATGCGTCTAATGGAAGTCCAAGTTCACATCTCACCTCTTTTTTATCTCTTGGTTTAAAAATAGTAGTATCGATTCCTATAGGAATTACCTCTGTATTACCTTTAAAACTTAAATCGATGTTATGTGAATCTTTTAGCCTTTCACTAACATGATCAAAAATAGTGTTCAATGCTTTTTGGGCTGCTGTGCTGGTACATATCATCGTATCATAATCATATGTTTTTTTCAACAGAATTTCTAAATACCAATCATGTAAAAGATATTGATAACTT is a window encoding:
- a CDS encoding PepSY domain-containing protein — translated: MTISIWRYSHLALAISSFAFILIASLTGIILAFEPISNQLEPYAANNTKNLTLAQTITVLQKHYGEIIEIEIDNNDFVSASVITKEGDNKTLYVDPLTGKKVGDIIEKAPVFKFATNLHRSLFLKSTGRFFVGLVSFILFLIATTGVLLIIKRQQGIRRFFSKVIKENFEQYYHIQIGRLTLIPIIIIALTGVYLSLEKFSLLPSNIVKHQIDFENIKETPKQQIKDFEVFNQIRLKHVRKVEFPFSDDPEDYFHIKLSDRELNINQVTGEILSEVAYPFNTLLSHWSLVLHTGQGSILWSVILLISSCSILFFMYSGFLMTIKRRKKSLVLKNVYHKDKSEYIILVGSETGNTFNYARLFYDALIDLEKTVFISELNKYSSYKKAEHLIVFTATYGKGEPPTNAKSFEQSFKKIEPKKEMKFSVVGFGSLAYPDFCKYAIDIDKMLQSHPKFKSTTEPYPINNQSYESFKDWSLKWGEKIDLPIQVKQLQKATKSKNNKRFSVVHRSPLNIDNTFILRLRPEEKIRFTSGDLLAFYPENDAVERLYSIGKIDDDILLSIKKHEFGICSTYFSELNKNDSITASIKRNPDFNFPTYAKEVIMIANGTGIAPFLGMISKNNKKVRTHLFWGGRNKQSNELYNEIIQDSLKNNNLTTFYPAYSRAQPEKIYVQHVLKRNSNLITKTLDKNGVILICGSVIMQKEVINLLDKICKEVNNKPIRYYQNKGQLKMDCY
- a CDS encoding glycosyltransferase family 4 protein, which translates into the protein MMTKKSAVKKNDLGIYLNSYPPVKEGETIFGRDIAVNDFLKGLLVHGKPRNYQFYQTFDFFKNTFNDRRKLLDIGNQRKDISITIKDINDIKEKNSTFDFDIWHETDADFSKAISLRNRYSAKAYPISATFHVLSYQYLLHDWYLEILLKKTYDYDTMICTSTAAQKALNTIFDHVSERLKDSHNIDLSFKGNTEVIPIGIDTTIFKPRDKKEVRCELGLPLDAFIILWIGRISPLDKADLLPLLLVVQNLIKNNPEKKIRLALGGAGEDIFNKIIDECIHDLQLNDHIILIRPLPVSKRHLYHSCADVFVSPADNIQETFGITPIEAMACGVPQVVSDWNGYKDTVKHGETGFLIPTYMCDLDEEITLKSGMYDNYNLIDHFEFAQTVAIDLEAYQQALQMLLDFPSLCLKMSKNSRERALKIYDWKNSIYLHEQLWEKQLERASKQNATIDFIKTYEIPAFYKNFNHYASKRISDTTQIILSEQGKRIVSKEESLISYYDSFNHLSTPILYSVLSTFGGYTSQEFGMLKKQIKSDTISSEKVGKHIMWLLKYGYLKIQNH